A portion of the Rubeoparvulum massiliense genome contains these proteins:
- the pstA gene encoding phosphate ABC transporter permease PstA, whose product MEQNDLAIKRMMQRKRRDRLMKGIFLSATAFGIIMLTILIINILTKAWGWVDWQFITSLDSSRPKEAGIIAALVGSLWIMLFTAPIAFILGVATAIYLEEYAKQSWLTRLIQTNISNLAGVPSIVFGMMGFSLFVFTLGLGRSILAGALTMALLILPIVVVASQEAIRSVPQSLRQASYAMGATKWQTMRRIVLPSAFPGVLTGIILALSRAIGETAPLLMIGAATFVYFLPEGPLDRFTALPIQIYSWVTQPKAEFANVAAAGIVVLLVILLGMNSIAVYLRNRLQKRG is encoded by the coding sequence ATGGAACAGAATGATCTAGCCATAAAACGTATGATGCAGCGTAAGCGAAGAGATCGGTTGATGAAAGGAATCTTTTTGTCAGCCACTGCCTTTGGCATTATTATGTTAACGATTTTAATTATCAACATCCTGACCAAAGCGTGGGGTTGGGTAGACTGGCAATTTATCACCAGCCTTGACTCCTCTCGACCGAAGGAGGCGGGGATCATCGCTGCCCTTGTAGGGTCACTGTGGATTATGCTCTTCACTGCCCCCATTGCCTTTATCCTAGGTGTTGCTACAGCAATCTATTTGGAGGAGTACGCTAAGCAGAGCTGGTTAACTCGCCTGATCCAAACCAATATCTCCAATCTAGCTGGTGTACCCTCCATTGTCTTTGGAATGATGGGCTTTTCCCTCTTTGTTTTTACACTTGGACTTGGTCGCAGTATTTTAGCTGGTGCTTTAACCATGGCTCTATTGATCCTCCCCATTGTAGTCGTAGCTTCGCAGGAGGCGATTCGTAGCGTCCCTCAAAGCTTGCGTCAAGCATCCTATGCAATGGGTGCAACGAAATGGCAAACCATGCGTCGAATTGTACTTCCTAGTGCATTTCCAGGGGTGTTAACAGGGATTATCCTCGCATTGTCTCGGGCAATTGGTGAGACGGCTCCACTGCTGATGATTGGAGCTGCAACATTCGTTTATTTCTTGCCAGAAGGACCGCTTGATCGTTTCACAGCATTACCCATTCAAATCTATAGTTGGGTAACGCAACCGAAGGCAGAGTTCGCCAATGTGGCTGCTGCAGGGATTGTGGTGCTACTTGTCATCTTATTAGGAATGAACTCCATTGCGGTCTATTTACGTAATCGCCTTCAGAAACGGGGCTAA
- the pstB gene encoding phosphate ABC transporter ATP-binding protein PstB: MAYIDVHDLNLFYGEKQALHHIEIAIDEHAVTALIGPSGCGKSTFLRTLNRMNDMIRDVKITGDVVIDSQNIYDSNVNVELLRKHVGMVFQQPNPFPKSIYENVAYGPRIHGLRNKAELDEVVETSLKQAALWSEVKDILKKPALGLSGGQQQRLCIARALAVNPDILLMDEPTSALDPISTAKIEDLLQELKETYTIVIVTHNMQQAARSSDKTAFFLQGELVEYGETASIFQNPRDQRTEDYITGRFG; encoded by the coding sequence ATGGCCTATATCGATGTTCATGACTTAAATCTATTTTATGGGGAGAAACAAGCCCTTCATCATATTGAGATTGCCATTGACGAACATGCTGTCACTGCATTAATTGGACCATCAGGATGTGGTAAGTCAACATTTCTACGCACATTAAATCGAATGAATGATATGATTCGTGATGTGAAGATTACCGGTGATGTCGTGATTGATAGCCAGAATATTTATGATTCCAATGTCAATGTGGAACTTCTACGAAAACATGTAGGGATGGTGTTTCAACAACCCAATCCATTCCCCAAGAGTATTTATGAAAATGTTGCATATGGTCCACGAATCCATGGTTTGCGTAATAAGGCAGAACTAGATGAAGTAGTGGAGACTAGTTTAAAGCAAGCGGCATTATGGAGTGAAGTGAAGGATATTTTAAAAAAACCAGCCCTTGGACTCTCCGGTGGACAGCAGCAACGTCTCTGTATCGCCCGTGCTTTAGCAGTCAATCCTGATATTCTGCTCATGGATGAACCTACTTCAGCCCTTGATCCCATCTCTACAGCAAAGATAGAAGATTTGCTACAGGAGTTGAAGGAGACGTATACCATTGTCATCGTAACTCATAATATGCAGCAGGCTGCCCGTTCTTCAGATAAGACAGCCTTCTTCCTACAAGGGGAACTGGTGGAATACGGTGAAACAGCTTCGATTTTTCAAAATCCCCGTGACCAACGGACAGAAGATTATATTACAGGACGATTTGGATAA
- a CDS encoding PstS family phosphate ABC transporter substrate-binding protein: MGKKSLFVVMLTILLVASVAITGCGNKSENSNANTEQPAGQKTEANQGNAGTETKTEAALSGTINIAGSSTVYPITKVVAEDFQKANKDVRVPIQVTGTGGGFKQFVKGDVEINNASRAIKESEAAEATANGIEVAEYKIGLDGITVVINSANDWAKEITTEQLKKMWEPAAEGKVMKWSDIDPAWPDEKINFYSPGTDSGTFGFFTEAIVGEEGSMRTDVVQSEDDNVLVMGVAGDKYAIGYFGYAYYVENKDTLQEVTLDGVAPTVESINNGSYAISRPLYLYVNVGAIKEKPELKAFLTFYFENGKEYVASQGYVPLNDEDYQKLVQEVDNVK; the protein is encoded by the coding sequence ATGGGTAAAAAATCTCTCTTTGTTGTTATGCTTACAATTTTATTGGTAGCATCTGTAGCAATCACAGGCTGTGGAAACAAGAGTGAAAATTCCAATGCCAATACAGAACAACCAGCAGGCCAAAAAACAGAAGCAAATCAAGGAAATGCTGGAACAGAGACAAAAACAGAAGCAGCATTATCAGGCACCATAAATATCGCAGGCTCTTCTACGGTTTATCCAATTACCAAGGTGGTAGCAGAAGACTTCCAAAAAGCGAACAAGGATGTACGTGTTCCAATTCAAGTGACAGGAACTGGTGGTGGATTTAAGCAATTTGTTAAAGGTGATGTAGAGATAAACAATGCATCTCGTGCGATTAAAGAGAGTGAAGCAGCAGAAGCAACAGCCAATGGGATCGAAGTGGCTGAATATAAGATTGGTTTGGACGGGATCACCGTTGTCATTAACTCCGCCAATGATTGGGCGAAAGAGATTACCACTGAGCAGTTGAAAAAAATGTGGGAACCAGCAGCTGAAGGCAAGGTTATGAAGTGGAGCGATATTGACCCTGCATGGCCCGATGAAAAAATCAATTTCTACAGTCCAGGTACTGATTCAGGTACATTTGGTTTCTTCACAGAAGCGATTGTTGGTGAAGAAGGATCGATGCGAACCGATGTGGTTCAATCAGAAGATGATAACGTATTGGTCATGGGTGTAGCTGGTGATAAATATGCCATTGGATACTTTGGTTACGCCTACTATGTTGAGAACAAGGATACATTACAGGAAGTAACCCTTGATGGAGTAGCCCCAACTGTAGAATCTATCAATAATGGAAGCTATGCCATCTCCCGTCCTCTCTATCTCTATGTGAATGTGGGTGCGATTAAAGAGAAGCCTGAATTAAAAGCATTCCTTACATTCTACTTTGAGAATGGGAAAGAGTATGTGGCAAGCCAAGGCTATGTGCCTCTCAACGATGAAGATTATCAAAAGCTTGTACAAGAAGTAGATAATGTGAAGTAA
- a CDS encoding DUF3899 domain-containing protein: MLDSKLFSRLLAPLFLLAGVLLYAWKTTTTELLVLHISNTSFMVGLLAIVIVAIYTINHGGFFSLFKKSWQATKIAFSRNPYMRKLAEDEKSYRKSLDGDHILRKQFRMREWFFFFPLVAGVMNLILSVITLTLL; encoded by the coding sequence ATGCTAGATTCCAAGCTTTTCTCACGCTTACTTGCCCCCCTTTTCCTACTTGCGGGGGTCTTACTCTATGCCTGGAAAACCACAACCACAGAACTTCTAGTCCTCCATATTTCTAATACATCATTTATGGTTGGCTTGCTAGCTATCGTCATCGTTGCCATTTATACCATAAACCATGGGGGCTTTTTTTCACTATTTAAAAAGAGTTGGCAAGCTACAAAAATTGCCTTTAGCCGTAATCCCTATATGCGGAAGCTGGCAGAGGATGAAAAGAGCTATCGAAAAAGTCTTGACGGCGACCACATACTACGAAAGCAATTTCGGATGCGCGAATGGTTCTTTTTCTTTCCCTTAGTTGCTGGAGTGATGAATCTTATCTTGTCTGTCATTACCTTAACCTTGCTCTAA
- the pstC gene encoding phosphate ABC transporter permease subunit PstC has protein sequence MISTTKEKGLVRTKRGIGDRIIPVILFLCTMVSIVTTVGIVLTLLVEAVRFFREVSILDFFTGTEWTPLFAGESQKFGVLPLIVGTLWITFFASLVALPLGLFSAIYLSEYASVKIRRRIKPILEVLAGVPTIVYGFFALQFVTPIIRQLFPETSIYNAASAGIVVGIMILPMVASISEDAMTAVPRSLRQAAYALGSTRYEVAMKVVVPAALSGIIASFILGISRAIGETMIVSIAAGSSPNLTWNPLESIQTMTGYIVQVSTGDVEHGGVKYLTMFAIGFTLFIFTFVMNLIASWVSRRFKEEY, from the coding sequence TTGATTTCAACAACAAAAGAGAAAGGTTTAGTTCGGACGAAGCGAGGAATTGGTGACCGAATTATCCCTGTTATTCTATTTCTGTGCACCATGGTCTCGATCGTGACAACAGTAGGGATCGTCTTGACACTGTTAGTGGAAGCAGTACGCTTTTTCAGAGAGGTGTCAATCCTCGATTTCTTTACTGGTACAGAATGGACGCCACTATTTGCAGGAGAAAGCCAAAAATTTGGTGTGCTTCCCCTGATCGTAGGTACACTGTGGATCACCTTCTTTGCCAGTTTAGTTGCCTTACCACTTGGTTTATTCTCAGCCATCTATCTCAGCGAATATGCATCGGTAAAAATACGGAGAAGAATTAAACCTATCTTAGAAGTACTGGCAGGCGTTCCTACCATTGTGTATGGATTTTTTGCTTTACAATTTGTTACGCCCATTATCCGTCAACTCTTTCCTGAAACTTCGATTTATAATGCAGCCAGTGCCGGTATTGTAGTTGGTATCATGATCCTCCCCATGGTTGCCTCCATTAGTGAGGACGCCATGACAGCGGTACCTCGTTCATTACGACAAGCTGCCTACGCTTTAGGATCTACTCGCTACGAAGTGGCGATGAAAGTTGTGGTACCTGCTGCACTTTCAGGAATTATTGCATCCTTTATATTAGGTATTTCCCGGGCAATCGGGGAGACGATGATCGTGTCCATCGCTGCAGGCTCCTCGCCTAATTTGACCTGGAATCCATTGGAGAGTATTCAGACCATGACCGGTTATATTGTACAAGTAAGTACAGGAGACGTGGAACATGGAGGGGTGAAGTATTTAACGATGTTCGCTATTGGTTTCACACTTTTCATCTTCACCTTTGTCATGAATCTGATCGCTTCTTGGGTCTCTCGCCGTTTTAAGGAGGAGTATTGA